The following are from one region of the Desmospora profundinema genome:
- a CDS encoding M42 family metallopeptidase — protein sequence MKDLLKELTLARGVPGYEEEVRRIMDREIKKNGARVVVDGTGSIFGEREGSSPSPRILLAGHLDEVGFMVTEIDKSGMLYFTPLGGWWSQVLLSQRVTVLTEKKAFTGVIGSKPPHLLTTEERNKVYPMREMYIDVGAKDEDQVKKWGIRVGDPVIPICPFEILPDHDTILAKALDNRLGCYLALEVLRRLKEEDHPNTVIAGATVQEEVGLRGAATAPHVVEPDVAFALDVGIAQDGPGAKRNKPHLGGGPLITFLDATMIPNTGLRNLVLETAEEFQIPFQVDTMMGGGTDAGRFHLFDKGVPSLVVGTAARYIHSHISMISKKDVELTVKLLVEVIKKLDRPTTQSFTRFTENA from the coding sequence GTGAAGGACCTCTTGAAGGAATTGACTCTGGCCCGGGGTGTTCCGGGATATGAAGAAGAAGTACGGCGGATTATGGATCGGGAAATCAAAAAGAACGGGGCCCGGGTGGTTGTCGATGGAACAGGCAGCATATTCGGTGAAAGAGAAGGATCCAGCCCGTCTCCACGCATTCTCCTGGCGGGACACTTGGACGAAGTGGGCTTTATGGTAACAGAAATCGACAAGAGCGGTATGCTGTACTTTACCCCTCTGGGCGGTTGGTGGAGTCAAGTGCTTCTGTCTCAGCGGGTGACCGTGTTGACGGAAAAGAAGGCATTTACAGGAGTGATCGGCTCTAAACCGCCGCATCTGCTAACTACGGAAGAGCGAAACAAAGTTTATCCGATGCGGGAAATGTACATCGACGTGGGGGCCAAGGATGAGGATCAGGTGAAAAAATGGGGGATCCGGGTGGGGGATCCGGTGATCCCCATCTGTCCTTTTGAAATCTTGCCGGATCACGACACCATCCTGGCCAAGGCTTTGGATAATCGTCTGGGATGCTACCTGGCGCTGGAAGTGTTGCGGCGGCTGAAAGAAGAAGACCATCCCAACACCGTGATCGCAGGGGCCACTGTGCAGGAGGAAGTGGGTCTGCGCGGAGCGGCGACTGCTCCTCATGTCGTTGAACCCGATGTTGCTTTTGCCCTGGACGTAGGGATCGCACAGGACGGACCCGGTGCCAAAAGAAACAAGCCGCACCTGGGCGGCGGACCGCTCATCACCTTCTTGGACGCAACCATGATCCCGAATACCGGGCTGCGCAATTTGGTACTGGAAACGGCGGAGGAGTTCCAGATTCCTTTCCAGGTGGATACCATGATGGGCGGAGGGACGGATGCGGGCCGATTCCACTTGTTCGACAAAGGGGTACCCTCCCTTGTGGTGGGTACAGCGGCTCGGTATATCCACAGCCATATTTCCATGATCAGTAAAAAAGATGTGGAACTGACGGTGAAGTTGTTGGTGGAAGTGATCAAAAAACTGGACCGTCCAACTACGCAGTCG